A single genomic interval of Scyliorhinus canicula chromosome 15, sScyCan1.1, whole genome shotgun sequence harbors:
- the prr35 gene encoding LOW QUALITY PROTEIN: proline-rich protein 35 (The sequence of the model RefSeq protein was modified relative to this genomic sequence to represent the inferred CDS: inserted 1 base in 1 codon) — protein sequence MSKDEVTCKINAVYKHKERKPKKPHYIPRPWGKPYNYKCFQCPXTCMEKSHLYNHMKYSLCKNSLSLLIESDWPYKKSNVLHSDLRLLQTAVQPGRTGKISEAFESSDTNSVAGDASVKVTDGWNACNTGIELSADVTILGGSDKRAHPLREREKSNFATEAEATEGCEKVQESRCSPNADIQPPLKNKMAKLSKKAETDFIITDVFSLKDSVMKNKIIPAAALEAKMKQYKLPKHCMSSNGILMEQWRLVTSGQRRNTADISPPCTNTDVIPCYPPPAYNDYQEPQGLNLSVLGVNYPMNHNLFSYLSPGITSNVTPPAQMAHLPFLASSAQFVHPHSGHLQSAHPPERSPVPSRFFYPLLLEHTFSSVENKMNTGKDDREPTNSTSSDILPPRSPDVPNKTHLRKVPALRPQMSNCSGQVEVLLADTNYKSFLSHGEQENLSTLSSENTAISHKDKFTFKSPTEACKNSRDNKDASIKSQALKRQEACIPNSSGASRTSISFVENTTQSSVFSLDTKANSSKPTLPFVPLAAEKLKRSNSSQVRVESFSSLHQNMFPHRSNESGGMAKKDRRNSPGFGHLSPPAASPVSNATCKPGKMLNCLQKGEEQDASIALIKDLHKVIHEYRDVEEHLCPSDNEDTPGQKQLRGQLTKIRKELLHIRQTLEKTNKQSEGPLDLSVKKSLEGIEKNHRHNDASEEMFESCVAQNRGLDEMELMDNKCKESLFSEVRAPRNHFADTENKSLDLCIKIHKFERLRTCSDTSTGTTSKADHTEPNTLQLPRSISTEGAFTNRTTKCEADSSVPLSTDGKYNSPTGNPFLMVEEGKARCEALKRSLPDNSQNEGEKLCTQNPSATEMLGSIKQSRII from the exons ATGTCCAAAGACGAGGTAACCTGCAAAATTAATGCAGTTTATAAACACAAGGAACGGAAGCCAAAGAAGCCTCATTATATTCCAAGACCATGGGGGAAACCGTACAATTACAAGTGCTTTCAATGTC TTACCTGCATGGAAAAATCCCACCTCTACAACCACATGAAGTACAGCTTATGTAAGAATTCCCTTTCATTGCTGATTGAATCAGACTGGCCGTACAAAAAAAGCAACGTTCTTCACTCTGATCTACGCCTGCTGCAAACCGCTGTACAGCCTGGTCGAACTGGAAAAATCAGTGAGGCATTTGAAAGCAGTGATACGAATTCTGTTGCAGGGGATGCTTCAGTCAAAGTTACCGACGGGTGGAACGCCTGCAACACCGGTATTGAATTAAGCGCAGATGTAACCATTTTAGGAGGCTCCGATAAACGGGCCCACCCtttgagagaaagagaaaaatcaAATTTTGCCACTGAAGCAGAAGCAACTGAGGGCTGCGAGAAAGTGCAAGAGTCAAGATGTTCACCTAACGCTGACATACAACCTCCCTTGAAAAACAAAATGGCTAAACTGAGCAAAAAGGCTGAGACTGATTTCATTATAACTGATGTATTTTCCCTGAAGGATTCAGTCATGAAGAATAAGATAATACCAGCTGCAGCACTGGAAGCCAAGATGAAGCAGTACAAGCTTCCTAAGCACTGTATGAGTAGTAATGGTATCCTTATGGAACAGTGGAGGCTGGTCACATCTGGACAGCGAAGAAACACAGCTGACATTTCTCCACCATGTACAAATACTGATGTGATTCCATGCTATCCGCCACCAGCATATAATGACTACCAAGAGCCGCAAGGATTAAATCTCTCTGTGCTTGGGGTTAATTACCCAATGAACCACAATCTGTTCTCTTACTTGAGTCCTGGGATCACTTCAAATGTGACGCCACCTGCTCAGATGGCTCATCTGCCTTTTCTCGCCTCATCTGCTCAGTTTGTTCACCCTCATTCTGGACATTtgcaatctgcacatcctccagaaaGATCTCCAGTTCCATCTAGATTCTTCTACCCTCTGTTGCTCGAACACACATTCAGCTCGGTAGAGAACAAAATGAATACAGGCAAAGATGACCGTGAGCCAACAAATTCAACATCTTCAGACATTCTTCCACCAAGATCGCCCGATGTTCCCAATAAAACCCATCTGCGTAAAGTTCCTGCCCTGAGGCCTCAAATGAGCAATTGCTCTGGCCAGGTGGAAGTGCTTTTAGCTGATACCAATTATAAGTCCTTTTTATCACATGGCGAGCAAGAGAATCTTTCAACATTATCCAGTGAAAATACCGCAATATCGCACAAGGATAAGTTTACCTTCAAGTCACCAACAGAGGCTTGTAAAAACTCAAGAGACAACAAAGATGCGAGCATTAAATCTCAAGCCTTGAAAAGGCAAGAGGCGTGCATTCCAAATTCTTCAGGAGCGAGTAGAACTTCAATTAGCTTTGTAGAAAATACGACACAGTCCTCAGTATTTTCACTGGACACCAAGGCAAACTCAAGCAAACCAACGTTACCGTTCGTTCCTCTTGCAGCGGAAAAGTTAAAGCGATCAAACAG TTCACAAGTTCGCGTTGAGAGTTTTTCTTCACTTCACCAAAACATGTTTCCCCATCGGAGTAACGAGTCTGGTGGAATGGCCAAAAAAGACCGCAGAAACAGCCCCGGGTTTGGGCATTTATCCCCGCCCGCAGCTTCTCCAGTAAGTAACGCCACCTGTAAGCCTGGTAAAATGTTGAACTGCCTTCAGAAAGGGGAAGAGCAGGATGCTTCGATAGCGCTGATCAAGGATCTCCATAAAGTGATACATGAATATCGTGATGTTGAAGAGCATCTTTGCCCCTCAGACAACGAAGACACACCCGGGCAGAAACAATTGAGAGGACAACTGACAAAGATTCGAAAGGAACTGCTCCATATCCGACAGACACTGGAAAAGACAAACAAGCAGAGTGAAGGACCTTTGGACCTCTCTGTCAAGAAGTCACTTGAAGGGATTGAAAAGAACCACAGACACAATGACGCCTCAGAAGAAATGTTTGAAAGCTGTGTCGCGCAGAACAGGGGTTTAGATGAAATGGAGCTCATGGATAACAAGTGTAAAGAAAGCTTGTTCAGCGAAGTCAGGGCACCGAGAAATCATTTTGCAGATACTGAAAACAAATCGTTAGATTTGTGCATCAAAATACACAAGTTTGAAAGACTCAGAACTTGTTCTGACACCAGCACTGGTACAACCAGTAAGGCAGACCACACCGAACCAAACACACTCCAGCTGCCAAGGAGTATTTCAACAGAGGGAGCCTTCACAAACAGAACAACAAAATGTGAAGCAGACTCCAGTGTGCCTCTCAGCACTGATGGGAAGTATAATTCACCGACCGGTAACCCATTTTTAATGGTAGAGGAGGGAAAAGCCAGATGTGAGGCCTTGAAAAGGTCACTACCCGATAATAGCCAGAATGAGGGTGAGAAACTGTGCACACAGAATCCTTCAGCGACAGAGATGTTAGGATCGATAAAACAGAGTAGGATTATTTGA